Within the Catalinimonas niigatensis genome, the region GAAGCATACCAGAAAAAATAGCATTGCGAGAGTAAGCAGTAGTAGTAGGTAAGATGGAGTAAAATGTATCCTCTTCTTCCATATTGAAATAAGAAAGCACAATAGGTTCAATTACTTTCCACTGATCATAGCGAAGATTATCAATAACAATGAAGAAAACAGGGGTGTCGTCATTGATGTGTGGAAACACCTTTTTTTCCATGAGTTGATGCGATAACATAGGCTTGTCTGCCTTCACATCATTGAGCCAGGACTCATAATTGTCAATGACAAAACGGGCAAAATTATTATTGGCATCTTCTTTTTGCATGTCCAGCACTTCTGACATGCTTTTTTCTTCCGTATTGTCAATCTCTACTTCCCAGTAGACCAGCTTTTTATACACCTCAACCCATTCTTCGTGGTTCATATCTTCTCCAAAAGCCATGCTGAGGTTACGAAATTCCTGCTGATAACCCGAGTTTGTTTTTTCAGACACCAGACGCTTATTCTCCAGGATTTTCTTAACTGAAAGCAGTATCTGATTAGGGTTAAGCGGTTTGATGAGATAGTCACTGATCTTTGCGCCAATAGCCTGTTCCATAATCATCTCTTCCTCGCTTTTGGTAATCATCACCACCGGTACATTAGGCTTGGAAGACTTAATATAGTCCAGCACTTCCAACCCAGTCATACCCGGCATATTTTCATCCAGAAAAACAATGTCAAAGTGGCGGTTTTCAAATGCCTCTATAGCATCTGCACCACTATTTACCGTTACAAGTTCATAGCCTTTGTTTTCCAGAAAAAGGGTATGGGGTTTAAGTAGGTCAATTTCATCATCAGCCCACAAAATACTATATCTTTGCATCAAAATCTCTCGTTTTTTAGCTTGTGAAAACTTAACCTTAGATAGCGAAGTTTAGAATTACATACTAATTGCCGGTGAATAAGTGAAGGAACGGCAAATTAGCAAAAAACTATGTTGTAAATATTCAAAATATACGAAAAAAAAGTTGAACAAGAGAAAAGTATTTAATGATCCGGTATACGGGTTCATCAACATTCCCACTGATCTTATTTTTGATGTTATAGAACATCCGTACTTTCAGAGGTTACGAAGAATAAGGCAAATGGGTTTGGCTGATTTTGTCTATCCGGGTGCTTTACACACCCGTTTTCACCATGCACTTGGTGCTATGCACCTGATGCAAAATACGCTTTCCAGTCTGCGTAATAAAGGACAGGAAATCTCAGAAGATGAGTTTGAGGCTACACTGATAGCGATATTGTTGCATGACATAGGGCATGGGCCTTTTTCCCATGCCTTAGAATATGTATTGATTCCGGGAGTAGGACATGAGCATATGTCAGAGTTGATTATCAGACGTTTATGTAAAGCGTTTGGAGGGAATCTACATATGGCCTATCGGATATTTACCGATCAGTATGAGCGAAAATTCTTTCACCAATTAGTCTCCAGCCAACTGGATATTGACCGGCTGGACTACCTCAAACGCGATTGTTTTTATACTGGAGTATCAGAAGGAGAGATTGGTGCAGATCGTATCATCAAAATGCTGGATGTGCGCAATGATGAAATTGTGGTAGAAGAAAAAGGAATCTATAGCATTGAAAACTTTTTGAATGCCCGACGCCTCATGTACTGGCAGGTATACCTGCACAAAACCAGTGTAAGTGCGGAGAAAATGATGATCTCCACCATAAAAAGGAGTATGGATCTGGCATCGCAAGGCATAGAAGTTCCGGCCAGCTCTTGTCTGTCTTTTTTCCTTAAGGAACAGGTAAGCC harbors:
- the porX gene encoding T9SS response regulator signal transducer PorX, yielding MQRYSILWADDEIDLLKPHTLFLENKGYELVTVNSGADAIEAFENRHFDIVFLDENMPGMTGLEVLDYIKSSKPNVPVVMITKSEEEMIMEQAIGAKISDYLIKPLNPNQILLSVKKILENKRLVSEKTNSGYQQEFRNLSMAFGEDMNHEEWVEVYKKLVYWEVEIDNTEEKSMSEVLDMQKEDANNNFARFVIDNYESWLNDVKADKPMLSHQLMEKKVFPHINDDTPVFFIVIDNLRYDQWKVIEPIVLSYFNMEEEDTFYSILPTTTAYSRNAIFSGMLPADMEKYHSDIWVGDDKEEGKNNHEHEFLKRHLKKRRMDIKSSYHKITQTQQGRQLVDTVPNLLSNQLNVIVYNFVDMLSHARTDLEMIRELAPDESAYRSITRSWFLHSPLLDLFKRIAREKVKLVVATDHGTIRVKHPAKIIGDRNTNTNLRYKQGKNLNFDNNKIYAVKKPESLFLPRLNVSTTYAFATQDYFFAYPNNYNYYVNYYRDTFQHGGVSLEEMIVPVITLNSKNA
- a CDS encoding HD domain-containing protein — translated: MNKRKVFNDPVYGFINIPTDLIFDVIEHPYFQRLRRIRQMGLADFVYPGALHTRFHHALGAMHLMQNTLSSLRNKGQEISEDEFEATLIAILLHDIGHGPFSHALEYVLIPGVGHEHMSELIIRRLCKAFGGNLHMAYRIFTDQYERKFFHQLVSSQLDIDRLDYLKRDCFYTGVSEGEIGADRIIKMLDVRNDEIVVEEKGIYSIENFLNARRLMYWQVYLHKTSVSAEKMMISTIKRSMDLASQGIEVPASSCLSFFLKEQVSLQQLEQDNDYLKHYIALDDIDIWGAIKQWIHHPDKVLSELSCRLLERRLFRIKLSNEPIKDKEIEALAKLVLETLKISKRELKYFMVHGSISNAAYVSNGQKINIITKEGKIFDIAQASDLPNIKAMSKIVKKYYLCWPKDVNLRHNSIAYS